The stretch of DNA GTATCCGGCAGGCAACGGCTTTCCGGAACGGTCCGCCAAGTTCGTGACCAAGATGCCAACCATCATCGCTGTCAGAAAGCCGGGCAGCTTGATGTCGTTGGAAAACAGCCAGCGGTTGATCACCTCACCCAACGAGAGGCATACCGCAAGCACGAGCATTACGCCCAGTGCTGACTCCAATGAGTAGACCTCCGACTCTTCAGCCTCCTCCAGGTTGCTCGCTTCTTCGATCGCGCTGTCTGGCGCGAGGCCGTTTCGTTTGATCAACCACTCGGAAACGGGCCCACCGATAATTCCCCCCGCCACCAATCCGAACGTCGCAAAGGCAATGCCAGCCAGATCTGCGTTTGGAAGGCCGGCGGCCTCCGCCTCCTGCCCCCACGCGATCGCGGTTCCGTGTCCACCGGCGAGTGACACACTTCCAGCGAACAGACCGTAACCAGGATGCGCTCCAAACGAACTCGCGAGCAGCACACCGGTGAAATCCTGCACCACCAGAAAGACTCCCGCGCACACCACCATCACGCCTAGTGCTTTCCCCCCCGCCGCCAACCGCGAGAACTTTGCCGAGACGCCAATCGTCGTGAAGAAGATCATCAACAGCGTGTCGCGGATTGTCATTTCGAAAGTGATCTTTGGGCCGCCAAGAGAACTTACTGCCGCAACGATGATGCTGCAAAGCAGCCCTCCCGTCACTGCGATCGGAATACTGTACTTACCTAGAATTGGGACAACCCGCGTGATGCGGCTTCCGACCCACAGCACTGCGATCGCGACGATGACCACATCAACGCCAGTGACATGAAGATTATTCATTGAGTAGCTTGGCTCCAATTCCGTTACTTTTGTTACACATCTCAGCTGTTCTCACGGTCGCTTGTGGGCGGCTTCCCACGCTCTCACGCTCCGACGCGCTTCGTCAAAGATGCGTTCGTAATTTCCCTTCAGCAGCAGGTGCTTTGCTTCAGGCGTCAATTTGGCAAGCAGCGGCGCATAGAGTTTATAAACGTGGAGGTACTGCTCCTCGGTTTGGGGCGCGACAGTATCGGTCCCGAACAGAAAACGTTTTGGGAATTGGTTGATAAGATCAGCCGTCGCCTTGATGGCTTCGGGACTACCGACTAAATACTTCGCGGTCTCATCCCATGAAATGTCGAAGTGAATATTCTTGGGCTCGCGGTCCCGCAAACCCCGCTCTACCATTCCCAATTGATCTTCGACAGGTCGAACAACACGCCCCAGACCAATATGTGCCCAAATGATCACCGTGTCCGGGTGCCGATCGGCCAATGCTCTCAGTTTCGTGACGATGTACGGATCTTGATTGGGACGTGGAAATGGTGTGTTGACGTCACAATGCAGGACGACGGGAAGCCCAACCTCGGCGGCGAATTCGAGAATGCGGTCCAGGGCCTTGTTGCCAAGTGTCGCCACCTCTCCGGCGATTTTCGAGGAGACGAATTCTTTGTGGATCGAGAACTCGCCAATGCCTGAGAAGACGCCCGGGTAGACTTGAAGGACTCGGCGGATATGATCCGCGGCGTACATATCGGTCGGGTTGAAGCCAGTGATCATTGGGTCAAAACGCTTGCGCTCTTCAGGCGTCAGACGGAGATACTCGTGAGCGATCATCGCGTCAGTGAAAGAATAGTAATAGAGTGGCGCATCGGTCTGTGTATAATAGGTCGGCGCAAAATCGCCTGTACCGGCGTGCATCCATTGCTGCTGCAAGGGAATGCCGCACAGCATACTGCGTCCGACCTTGTCGCCCATGATCTGTAAAAAGCGACGTATGTCGGTTCCCTCTTGGACATAGTTTGTTAGGTGAAAGTGCGAGTCATGAAACAAGTAGCCGTCGTCGTCAGGAGGCAGGTCCAACGGCACTTCGGTCGGCGGCGGTACCTGGGCCGGTAGCGATACCTGAGCCAATTTGATGGGGCGCGGTTCCTTGGCCAATTCGGTCGGTGACGGCGAGCACCCCAGAAACACCAGCGTCATGAACCAAATCGACGGACCCGTGCAGTTCGACCTGAACATTGTCCCCTCCTCGCGCGGGTTTGTTGTTTTGCTCAACTGAATTCGATATCGGTCTGGTGATGAAGTCTTGATTGAATCGCACTGAGATACGCTAGAATAGTACACGAAGCAAAGGCGCCAAGGCTATTGCCTCTACCGTTGTTCTTGGACCGTGCAATGCAAATATTCAGAACGCTTCGAAGGTTGGACCGTGGGCGCAGAATAACTGCTGACACTAAAACGTAATTGTCCGCAACAAGCGCAACCGGGTTTTGAAACTGGTTCTAGGGTTCTACTTTTGTCTTGCCTGAGCCCCCTGCCGGCAGACCCATAACCGCTTGTACCTCGCGCAACATGGTTTCGTCTTCGCGAGTGTCAATGACCAAGATTCGGGCACGCGAACTTTCCGAGGCGATATCGACATCCGGCCGGCAAGCAGCATTGGTCTTGGAGTCCAACTCCAATCCCAGACATTCGAGACCGGAACAAATCATTTCACGGATTTCGGCGTCGTTTTCACCAACCCCGGCCGTAAAGACCAGTGCGTCGATTCCTCCCATTGTAACCGTCAATGCACCGATCGCTTGACGCACGCGATGTACGTAGATGGCAATTGCTAAACGAGCCTGCTTATCTCCGTCACTTGCTGCCGCCGATACTTGGCGCATGTCTGCTGAGATTCCGGAAACACCCAATAGTCCGGAATCATGGTTCAACGACTGCTCGATCTCCTCGGCCGTCAAACCTTGGTGATGTTGGAGGTGAAAAAGAACTCCGGGATCAATTGAACCACTGCGTGTGGCCATCATCAGGCCTTCGAGCGGTGTAAACCCCATCGTGGTGTCGACGCACTGACCGCCGTGAACCGCTGACGCGGAACAGCCATGCCCCAGATGACAGATCACCAGCCGCAGATTGTCGCTTGGGCGATCAAGCATTTTGGCGGCTTGCCTGCTGCAATACGCGTGGCTCAGCCCATGAAAGCCGAACCGGCGGATCCCCCAATCGCGAGTCCAATTTGTCGGAATAGCATAGGTATACGCTTCGGGCGGCATCGTGGAATGAAACGCCGTGTCGAACACGGCGATGTGCGGGACATCCGGCAGTTCTGCTTCGGCGGCCGCGAGTGTTTCCAAGCTGGACGGATTGTGCAGCGGTGCCAGTTCCCGCAGTTGCTCGATGTGTGAGCGAACCTCCGGTGTGATCTGGATCGAAGTCTGATATTCTCCGCCGTGAACGAAACGATGTCCGACGGCTGCCAACTCTGAGAGATCCGATAATCCTGGAGACTGGCCCTGCCGCAAATCACTGAGAAATCGCCGCACTGTTTCGCAATAACGCATTTCGGCGACCACTTCCGTACGTGCGACGCCGTCCTGCGCGATAAATTCATAACGCGTCGCTTCGCCGGCCCAATCGGCCTTGGCCTGTGCGAGAACGATTCCTGCATGCTGGTCGACGAGCGTTGCCTTGAGACTGCTAGACCCCGCGTTGAGCAATAGTATTTTCATGTCGGCCCGGCTTTCGAAAACAAGAGCACGACGGAGTGAGGTGCCGCCGCATCAATGGGAATGACTCGCGACGGTGCGGCATCCTCTTCGCGGTCGAATAACAGCAACTCAACGCCTGACGCCGTCCGAGAGAACAAGCTGAAATTAACACCACCGGGAACAACCGTGGCTCCCAGTGGTGCGGTTTCGCTCATGTTAGTCAAAGCGTTCATTTCATT from Symmachiella dynata encodes:
- the gltS gene encoding sodium/glutamate symporter, which produces MNNLHVTGVDVVIVAIAVLWVGSRITRVVPILGKYSIPIAVTGGLLCSIIVAAVSSLGGPKITFEMTIRDTLLMIFFTTIGVSAKFSRLAAGGKALGVMVVCAGVFLVVQDFTGVLLASSFGAHPGYGLFAGSVSLAGGHGTAIAWGQEAEAAGLPNADLAGIAFATFGLVAGGIIGGPVSEWLIKRNGLAPDSAIEEASNLEEAEESEVYSLESALGVMLVLAVCLSLGEVINRWLFSNDIKLPGFLTAMMVGILVTNLADRSGKPLPAGYFDKVGEISLQLFLAMSLMSMDLSSLADSFGTIFLVLMIQIVVITLFAVLVIFRVMGRDYDAAVIVGGFCGLGMGATPVAIANMNAVTRKYGPSFKAFLVIPLVGAFFIDLLNALVIKFFIGLPFLQHAPLPGG
- a CDS encoding amidohydrolase family protein; the encoded protein is MFRSNCTGPSIWFMTLVFLGCSPSPTELAKEPRPIKLAQVSLPAQVPPPTEVPLDLPPDDDGYLFHDSHFHLTNYVQEGTDIRRFLQIMGDKVGRSMLCGIPLQQQWMHAGTGDFAPTYYTQTDAPLYYYSFTDAMIAHEYLRLTPEERKRFDPMITGFNPTDMYAADHIRRVLQVYPGVFSGIGEFSIHKEFVSSKIAGEVATLGNKALDRILEFAAEVGLPVVLHCDVNTPFPRPNQDPYIVTKLRALADRHPDTVIIWAHIGLGRVVRPVEDQLGMVERGLRDREPKNIHFDISWDETAKYLVGSPEAIKATADLINQFPKRFLFGTDTVAPQTEEQYLHVYKLYAPLLAKLTPEAKHLLLKGNYERIFDEARRSVRAWEAAHKRP
- a CDS encoding acetate/propionate family kinase; the protein is MKILLLNAGSSSLKATLVDQHAGIVLAQAKADWAGEATRYEFIAQDGVARTEVVAEMRYCETVRRFLSDLRQGQSPGLSDLSELAAVGHRFVHGGEYQTSIQITPEVRSHIEQLRELAPLHNPSSLETLAAAEAELPDVPHIAVFDTAFHSTMPPEAYTYAIPTNWTRDWGIRRFGFHGLSHAYCSRQAAKMLDRPSDNLRLVICHLGHGCSASAVHGGQCVDTTMGFTPLEGLMMATRSGSIDPGVLFHLQHHQGLTAEEIEQSLNHDSGLLGVSGISADMRQVSAAASDGDKQARLAIAIYVHRVRQAIGALTVTMGGIDALVFTAGVGENDAEIREMICSGLECLGLELDSKTNAACRPDVDIASESSRARILVIDTREDETMLREVQAVMGLPAGGSGKTKVEP